Below is a window of Mycoplasma sp. Mirounga ES2805-ORL DNA.
TTGTTCCATGTAATTGTTTTGTTGCTTTTTCTTCGTTAGCACGAATTGTTGTTATTTCACTGCCTTGAACATTAATAGCTATTAATGGACTAAATTCTCTTTTTAATTCTCCAAGAGGTCCTTTAACTGTAAATACTAGACCTTCTTGTTTTACTTCTACTCCTGTGGGGATAGTTAGTATTCTATTTCCAACACGTGACATAAATACCTCCTATCAAATGTAGGCAAGAACTTCACCGCCAACATTTTCCTTTTTTGCTTGTTTATCAGTTAATAAACCTTTTGAAGTAGAAATTATTGCAGTACCATATCCCGATAGTACTTGAGGAATTTCGTTTACAGCTGCGTAAACTCTAAGACCTGGTTTTGAAATACGTTTGAAATCAATAATTGCTCTTTGAGTACCTTTATATTTTAAAGTAACTTCAAGAACTTTATCTTTCCCTTTGCCTTTAACAACAAATGAAGTTATATAACCTTCACTAAGTAAAATGTCTAGGATTTTAGATTTTTTGTTTGAAAAAGGAATGTTAACTGTTTTAAATCTTCTTTGATTAGCGTTTTTGATACGAACAATCATATCTGAAATAGGATCTGTTATAAACATAATTATCAACTCGCTTTCTTCATACCTGGAATTTTACCTTCGTGAGCAAGATTTCTAAAACAAATTCTGCAAACTTTGTATTTTCTTAAAACAGCATGTGGTCTACCACATAATTCACAACGTGTATAAGCACGAGTTGAGAATTTAGGATGTTTTTTAGCTTTTACTTTTAATGATTTTCTAGCCATTATTTAGTTTCTCCTTTTGCAAATGGGATTCCAATTAATTCTAACAACGCTTTTGCTTCTTCATTAGTTTTAGCAGTTGTTATAAATTGAACATCTAATCCTTTTATTTTTCTTAGTTTATCAAATTGTATTTCTGGGAAAATTATTTCTTCTTTTACTCCTAATGAGTAATTACCACGACCATCGAATGCTCTAGGGCTTGCACCTCTAAAGTCTCTAATACGAGGCATAGCAATATTAATTAACTTATCAACGAAATCTCACATTCTTGAACGTCTAAGAGTTACTTTACCACCCATAGGCATTCCTTCACGAAGTTTTCATGATGCGTTTGATTTTTTAGCTCTTGTTTGAAAAGGTTTTTGACCTGAAATTTGAGTTAGTTCATTAAGAACTTCTTCAATAGCTTTAGAATTATTTATTTCTTTACCGGCAGTCATATTTAACATAACTTTTTCTAGACGAGGTACTTCCATAATTGAAGAGTATTTAAATCTCTTCATTAATTCAGGAACAATTTTTTTTGTATATTGATCTTGTAAATTCATATATTAGTACTCCTTCTTAGTTCTTTTGTTAATTCTAATTTTTTTGCCGTCTTTGTTAAATGAATAACCAATTTTTGAATATACAGCTACTGATGTTTTTGTAGCTTTTTTAACTAGTACTGCGATATTTGAAGCATCAATAGGAGCTTCAAATTTTGTTATTTTACCATCTTGACCTTGAGTTGGTTTGTTGTGTTTTGTGACAATGTTAATATCTTTAATTCATACTTTATTTGCTTTTTCGTCAGTTTTAATGATTTTACCCATACGGCCTTTATATTGACCTGTGGTTACTATAACTTCATCATTTTTTCTAAATTTCATAATTTATCCTAACTTATTTCTTAAAGTACTTCAGGTGCCAATGACACAACTTTAACATATCCCTTGTCACGCAATTCACGAGCAACAGGGCCAAATACCCGTGAACCTCTCATTGAACCGTCATCTTTAATTAGAACTACAGCATTGTCATCAAATGAAATATGTGAACCATTTTCACGACGAATGCCATAACGTGAACGAACAATAACAGCTTTTACTACTTGACCTTCTTTTACTAAACCATTTGGAATAGCTTTTTTAACTGAACAAATAATTACATCACCAATATTAGCTGTTTTTTTACGGGAACCACCAAGAATTCTAATAACTCCAACTTCTTTTGCTCCTGAATTATCAGCAACATTTAATTTAGAAAGTTCTAAAACCATATTACTTTTCTCCTTCAGTAGCGTGATGTCTAATTTCAACTAATCTAAAATGTTTAGTTTTACTTAAAGGTCTGGTTTCCATAATCTTTACGATGTCACCAACACTAGCTTTATTTGCTTCATCATGAACTGCAAAACGACTAATTGTACGGTAACGTTTAGAATAAAGATTATGTGAACGATAGTTTTCTACTTCTACATAAATGGTTTTACCACCACGAGCAGAAGTTACTTTACCAACTAAAGTTTTACGAGTATTTCTCTCCATTATTTAGCTCCTTTTTTAGACTCTAATTCTTTTTCTTTTAATGCTGTTAAACATTGAGCGACGCTTCTTCTAACATCTTTAATTTTATGACTTTGGTCAAGTTGTCCAGTTGCATTTTTAAAGCGTAATGTAAATAATTCAGCTTTTAAATCGGCAATCATTTTTTGGAGTTCTTCAACAGACTTGGATTTTAAATTTTTATAAACCATTAGTTTTGTTCTCCTTTATCGCTTGCTACTATTTTTCATTTAACAGGTAGTTTGTGTCCTCCGAGACGAAGGGCATCTAAAGCTATTTCTTTATTAACACCTTTTACTTCAAACATCATAGTGTTAACTTTTACTGCTGTATATCATTTGTCAGGTGAACCTTTACCTGAACCCATACGAACACCAATAGGTTTTGATGTTTTTTGGAAGTGAGGGAAAATTCTAATAAAAACTTGTCCTTCACGTCCCATACGACGTGTTATCGCAATACGGGCACTTTCAATTTGGCGAGCGTCAATTCATGCACTTGTTGTTGCTTGTAGACCATATTCACCAAATGAAACTTTATTGCCTTTAAAGGCCTTTCTTTTATCGTGTCTAACTAGAAAAGGTTTACGATATTTAGTTCTTTTTGGTTGAAGCATCGTCATCACCTCCATCTAATTTTTCACCTTTAGAAATTCAAACTTTAACACCGATTGCTCCATATGTTGTACGAGCTGTTGCTTTTGCATAATCAATGTCTTGTCTTAAAGTATGTAATTTCATTTCACCACGTGAGTAACCTTCAGTACGGGCCATATCAACACCATTTAATCTTCCGGCTACGGCAGTTTTTATTCCTTTTGCTCCTGCTTTAAGAGCATCATTAATAATTAATTTTTGAGCAACTCTGAAACTTTCACGATTTTCTAATTTAATCGCAATATTTTCAGCTGCTAAACGAGCATTAAGCTCAGGTTTCTTAAGTAAAACAACTTGTAAATTAATATCAAGGTTTTTGTCTTTTAAGTGTTTTTGCAAGTCCTTAACTAATTTTGCAATCGTTTCTCCGTTTTCGGATAACAATTTGTTAGGAGTTGCTGTGTGTAAATAAACAGTAATTTTTGAGTTTTGTGAACGTGTAATTTTAACTTCACCGATTTGGTACTTACGAACTAACTTATCAAAGAATTTGTAGATTCTAGCATCTTGAACTAAATAATCACCATAGTTTTTCTTTTCAGAAAATCAAGTTGTGTTGTGATCTTTTGTGATTCCGTAACGGAATCCATTTGGATTAACCTTTTGTCCCATAAATACTATTTCCCTTCTTTTTCTTCTAAAGTGATTGATAAGTGTGATGTTCTTTTAAATATTGAATATGCTCTACCTTGTGAATGAGGTTGGAATCTCTTAAGGGTTGGACCTTCATTAACTAATACTTCTTTAACAAATAATTTAGATGCATCCATTCCATGGTTGTTTGTTGCGTTTGCTACTGCTGAATTTAATAATTTAATAAATAATTCACTTGCTTTTTTGTTTGTGTTGTGAAGAATTCCCAATGCTTCTCTAACGTCTTTTCCTCTGAATAAATCAGCAACTAGACGTGCTTTACGAGCACTGATTCTTTGAACTTTAACAAATGCTTTTGCTTGTTGAGTCATTATTTTTTACCTTTATCAGCACCATGACCATTGAAGGTTCTAGTTAGTGAGAATTCACCTAACTTGTGACCAACCATATCATCTGTAACATACACATCAATAAATTGTTTTCCATTGTGAACTTGGAATGTCAAACCTACAAATGAAGGATAAATTGTTGATCTACGACTTCATGTTTTAATAGGTTTTTTAGGTGCTTTCTTCTCAACGATTGCTTCTACTTTTTTAAGTAGAGATTCATCAATAAATGGACCTTTAGATAAACTTCTAGCCATTATTTAGCATCCTTTCTTCTTCTAATAATTAATTTGTTTGAAGATTTCTTAGTTTTTCTTGTCTTAACTCCAAGAGCTTTTTTACCTCATGGTGTAAGAGGTGCTTTACGTCCAACAGGTTGTTTACCTTCACCACCACCATGTGGGTGATCACAAGGGTTCATTACTGAACCACGAACTGTTGGTCTAATACCTTTATAACGGTTACGTCCGGCTTTACCTCAATTAATTAATGAATATTCATTATTTCCAACAACACCAATCGTTGCGCGACAACGAGCTAATACTCTACGTGTTTCACCAGATTTTAGACGTAAAACAACATATTTTCCATCATCGTCTTTACCAAGTATTTGAGCACTTGTTCCGGCTGAACGAGCGACAATTCCGCCTCCGCCAGGTTGCATTTCAATATTGTGAACGAATGTACCTTCAGGAATTGACGATAGTGGTAATGAATTACCTACTAAAATATCAACCTTTTCTCCACTTTCTACTGTTTGACCTACACTAATGCCTTGAGGGGCAAGTATATATCTTTTTTCTCCATCAGCATAAGCTAATAAACAAATGTTTGCTGACCTATTTGGATCATATTCAATTGTCTTAACTATTGCTGGGATATTATCTTTATTACGTTTAAAGTCGATTAATCTGTAAAATCTTTTAACTCTTCCACCTTTATGACGAACGGTAATTTTACCTTGGTTATTACGACCTGAATTTTTCTTTAATAATACTAATAAAGATTTTTCAGGAGCATGTCCGCTTAAAGTTTCAAGATAGTTAATAGATGACATATTACGGCGACCATTTGTAGTTGGCTTGTAATGTTTAATTGCCATTTTTAATATCTCCTTTGCTTAAAAATATTTGAGGACTTTGTCTTTTAAGCAATTTAATTTCCTCTATTTTTTTGTTGCTTCTTTTTTAACAGCTGGTTTTTTAGTAGCTGTTGATTTTGCTTTAGGGGCTGAAGTTTTTTTAGTAGCTGGTTTCTTAGCTTCTTTCTTTACTTCAGGTTTTTCAGCTTTTGCAGTTGATTTCTTTTCGCTTTCGTTGTTTTTTTCT
It encodes the following:
- the rpsH gene encoding 30S ribosomal protein S8, which produces MFITDPISDMIVRIKNANQRRFKTVNIPFSNKKSKILDILLSEGYITSFVVKGKGKDKVLEVTLKYKGTQRAIIDFKRISKPGLRVYAAVNEIPQVLSGYGTAIISTSKGLLTDKQAKKENVGGEVLAYIW
- a CDS encoding type Z 30S ribosomal protein S14, which produces MARKSLKVKAKKHPKFSTRAYTRCELCGRPHAVLRKYKVCRICFRNLAHEGKIPGMKKASW
- the rplE gene encoding 50S ribosomal protein L5, which codes for MNLQDQYTKKIVPELMKRFKYSSIMEVPRLEKVMLNMTAGKEINNSKAIEEVLNELTQISGQKPFQTRAKKSNASWKLREGMPMGGKVTLRRSRMWDFVDKLINIAMPRIRDFRGASPRAFDGRGNYSLGVKEEIIFPEIQFDKLRKIKGLDVQFITTAKTNEEAKALLELIGIPFAKGETK
- the rplX gene encoding 50S ribosomal protein L24, translating into MKFRKNDEVIVTTGQYKGRMGKIIKTDEKANKVWIKDINIVTKHNKPTQGQDGKITKFEAPIDASNIAVLVKKATKTSVAVYSKIGYSFNKDGKKIRINKRTKKEY
- the rplN gene encoding 50S ribosomal protein L14, giving the protein MVLELSKLNVADNSGAKEVGVIRILGGSRKKTANIGDVIICSVKKAIPNGLVKEGQVVKAVIVRSRYGIRRENGSHISFDDNAVVLIKDDGSMRGSRVFGPVARELRDKGYVKVVSLAPEVL
- the rpsQ gene encoding 30S ribosomal protein S17 — its product is MMERNTRKTLVGKVTSARGGKTIYVEVENYRSHNLYSKRYRTISRFAVHDEANKASVGDIVKIMETRPLSKTKHFRLVEIRHHATEGEK
- the rpmC gene encoding 50S ribosomal protein L29; this translates as MVYKNLKSKSVEELQKMIADLKAELFTLRFKNATGQLDQSHKIKDVRRSVAQCLTALKEKELESKKGAK
- the rplP gene encoding 50S ribosomal protein L16; the encoded protein is MLQPKRTKYRKPFLVRHDKRKAFKGNKVSFGEYGLQATTSAWIDARQIESARIAITRRMGREGQVFIRIFPHFQKTSKPIGVRMGSGKGSPDKWYTAVKVNTMMFEVKGVNKEIALDALRLGGHKLPVKWKIVASDKGEQN
- the rpsC gene encoding 30S ribosomal protein S3 is translated as MGQKVNPNGFRYGITKDHNTTWFSEKKNYGDYLVQDARIYKFFDKLVRKYQIGEVKITRSQNSKITVYLHTATPNKLLSENGETIAKLVKDLQKHLKDKNLDINLQVVLLKKPELNARLAAENIAIKLENRESFRVAQKLIINDALKAGAKGIKTAVAGRLNGVDMARTEGYSRGEMKLHTLRQDIDYAKATARTTYGAIGVKVWISKGEKLDGGDDDASTKKN
- the rplV gene encoding 50S ribosomal protein L22 — translated: MTQQAKAFVKVQRISARKARLVADLFRGKDVREALGILHNTNKKASELFIKLLNSAVANATNNHGMDASKLFVKEVLVNEGPTLKRFQPHSQGRAYSIFKRTSHLSITLEEKEGK
- the rpsS gene encoding 30S ribosomal protein S19, whose protein sequence is MARSLSKGPFIDESLLKKVEAIVEKKAPKKPIKTWSRRSTIYPSFVGLTFQVHNGKQFIDVYVTDDMVGHKLGEFSLTRTFNGHGADKGKK
- the rplB gene encoding 50S ribosomal protein L2; amino-acid sequence: MAIKHYKPTTNGRRNMSSINYLETLSGHAPEKSLLVLLKKNSGRNNQGKITVRHKGGRVKRFYRLIDFKRNKDNIPAIVKTIEYDPNRSANICLLAYADGEKRYILAPQGISVGQTVESGEKVDILVGNSLPLSSIPEGTFVHNIEMQPGGGGIVARSAGTSAQILGKDDDGKYVVLRLKSGETRRVLARCRATIGVVGNNEYSLINWGKAGRNRYKGIRPTVRGSVMNPCDHPHGGGEGKQPVGRKAPLTPWGKKALGVKTRKTKKSSNKLIIRRRKDAK